From Chryseobacterium sp. IHB B 17019, one genomic window encodes:
- a CDS encoding helix-turn-helix transcriptional regulator, translating to METINFVGVEPENLINEIVSKIKESLLTDLEKTFKENEPKRYLSADDICERFGVSKPTIHEWRRRGILKSYKLGSRVYYRLDEIENAMIVND from the coding sequence ATGGAAACCATAAATTTTGTCGGGGTAGAACCCGAAAACCTCATCAATGAAATCGTAAGCAAAATAAAAGAATCTTTACTTACCGACTTAGAAAAAACCTTCAAAGAGAACGAACCGAAACGCTACCTTTCCGCAGACGACATCTGCGAACGTTTCGGAGTGTCAAAACCGACCATCCATGAGTGGCGCAGGCGAGGAATCCTGAAATCCTATAAGCTCGGTTCCAGGGTTTATTACAGGCTGGATGAAATAGAAAATGCAATGATTGTTAACGATTAA